The Silene latifolia isolate original U9 population chromosome Y, ASM4854445v1, whole genome shotgun sequence sequence ACTCCTAACGTTCAAATAAAATATAATTActaaaaattaatcaaataagtTAAATAGTGATATATTTACAAAACATCAAATTTTATATCGGTTACAAACATATTTAAACCTGACTTATCTTCATCACAAAGCAATGAATTACAGTATATTTTTTAGGTATTTGTATATTTTACATAATTACATATAATTGCTAATTGAGAGTTTTTTATAGCAaacccgtgaattttcacgggtttaaacctagttgAGTATTGAAGGTATGTTCTTTATGAAACACAATTGTCTTCTCTTGGTGTATGTTGTCTCAGACCATATTATATACAGTAGAATTTCAATCAACCATGTATCAAACTGGGACAAATGCATAACCCGATTATCTCATACGAGATTGCTGTCCGAGCCAATTGGCATCAACTTTTTTAGGACGCTCTTTCAAAATTTCGTGCATAATGCATAACCCAATTACCCTTGCTTGAGTGAAGCTATCGGGAAGTCCACTGTACATACAGATACTAGGATTCATGTTTTTTTAACACTAATTCGTGTTCTGCCGCTAAATTTGGCATCAAATTACGGTTCGATTCCAAGCTTAAACGATTTTCAATTCTCCAATTCAGGTTTCAGCTCTCCTGACGCTCTCAACAAAGTAAGACAACAAATTACAGAACATACGGACCTGTGGCTTTCTGAGTGCCAAGATGGCGATGCTAGTGAGCGTTGGAGTGCCATCTAACTCCCCAATATCAAGATCCTCTTAGAGTCGGAAATACTTCTACCGAAGTCCGTCTCATGTACTAGCTTGTATCTCTTAAACGGCATGCGTCCTTTCCTCATAACTATATTCTTGCATTTCTGCATCTTTAATGTGTACAATTGTAACTCAGTTACTGGAATAGAAGGAATCAAATGAGCCTCACAGGTTAGTTAATTATAATGTTCGATATATTATTAATCCCGAAGGTTAAAGATTGTAAATGTTCCCCGAAATTTCAAAAGCTTAGATATTTCGTCATATTTTTGTTTTAAATATAGCTTTATTTCACCAAGAATGGATATAGTTGCTTCATTTTCTTCAACTgttattttattttgctttttgttTGCTGCTTTCTTATTAAAGCTTTTTTTCCGACATTTTGTGACCACGTTTGATGTGGTATCTTCTGCTCGTCTGGTACTACTTTTTTGACAGTCCTCTGGCTTTTAGCCTAATTAAAATTACTTGTTGGAAAAAGTCATTTCATAAAATCATAGAGTAGACCATAGTGAAGATATGGGAGAAAATACAGAAGGGGTAAAAATACAACAGCATTTGCTTCATATACAAATCTTGGTCTTGATGCTCAGTTTAGTAAGTGTAGCCTTTGACAAACATTCCTTGCTTGGCCTCATCAGACTCTCCTTCGCCAGTGTACTTTCCGAGCTGAGCAAGGGCGTTGGCCTTTGCACGGGCCAGCAATGTCTCCTGAGCGGCCTGCACGTTCTCAGCCCTTCCTCCCCATGTCTTAAGGCAAGTGTTTTGAAGAGCTCTAGCATAAGAAAACGATACGTGCCATGGGTTTGGTGCTTGGTTCATTGCGTTCAGGTTCAGGGTTGCTTCCACTTCAGATTGTCCTCCAGACAAAAACTACAACACAATGAAGCACAAAGGTCAGTTAATTCTTATATCCTTTAGGGttcgtttggattgaaggaattagagagaaggggaggggagggaaagggagggatttaatttcctttgtttggataaaaaatatgggagaaaggaaatggaaggggagagaaatgagaggacttattttccctcctatagaacaaactataatctttccaatggtggcaagatttggaaagaaaacattatttgaACTTTAATTATACCACCAacatccttcaatcctccatccattcttcatctccttacttcctccccttccatttccctttataatttttattatccaaacacccacatcccatttgccctccccttctctcccctcccttcacctcccctcactccccctcccctccccttccctcctaaaattgtatccaaacggacccttagggtgtgtttggatagcaaaagtggagggaaagggaggggagggggaaggagggaagagaaagggaggtaagGGAAAGGGAGGACAAATGAAatgtggttgtttggatacaatttccttctAAATCTTACCTATTGTGGAGGGATTTTGATTTGCCTTGAAGAAGGGAAAATAGAtgcctccaaatctctccctctccatttccctccacccttatttgctatccaaacaaaggattttaaatcccctaatctccctccctttcttttccctccaaatctctcaatccaaacacacccttaatctTTAGCTTTTAGGCTTTTAGCTGCATGACCTGTTCTTTTATGATCTTTCTCATCATATGAATCGACTTAAAATAGCCCCGTTAAACTTTGCCATgcactaagggtgtgtttggattgagggatttagagggaaaagaaagggagggagagtagaggATTTAAAATCTattgtttggataacaaatgagggtggagggaaatgaagggagagagatttggagggatccaatttccctcctctaagcctaatcaaaatctctccataaTAGGCAAGATTtagagggaaattgtatccaaacactcaCACCCCATTCCtcctccccttctcttctctccctttcccttccctccttccccctcccctccctttccctccacttttactatccaaacacaccctaaagctACACGGTTATATCCTCCCATTCTTTTGAGTTTCCTAATTAGGTAATTTCATGTGTCAAATGAACTATTTGGCCTGCTTTATTTTTGGGACACCAGTCGGACCCATCATTATTACACCGGTCAAGAAGCAAACATAAAAATAGATGTTGAGGAGTATACTGTGAGTAATAGGAGGTACTTACCATGATTCCGGGAACAGCTGGAGGCATCCGCTCGCGGAGAAGGTTGAGGGTATAACTAGCGACCTGTTCGGGGGTAGCCTTATCTTTGCACTCCGCACCAGGAGTTACCATACTGGGTTTCAGGAGGATACCTTCATACATGACATTGTTCTCAGCCAGGTAGTAGAAAACCTCAGCCCACACTTGTTTCGCTACCTCAAATGTCCTCTCTATCCCATGTTCACCATCCAACAGGATTTCTGGTTCTACTATTGGAACCAATCCATTGTCCTGCATGCATTACCCCCATCAACTAGCAGATTCAAAAATCGAGAAGATGTCATATTTTTTATACTCGAGCATTCTTTGGAGTTGGTATATGACAGTAGAGGAATGAGTGATTACCTGAGAAATTGCAGCATAGCGGGCAAGACCCCAAGCTGCTTCCTTCACAGCTAGTGCAGATGGGCCATTAGGAATGCTAACCACTGTGCGCCTTCATGTATCAGCATTACAAGTCAGTAAACATCCCAATCAGAGCATGTTTCTGTTACGTTttttgtttctttgtgaaaagGGAGATATAAGGCAGTTTTAATGCTGACGGGTTTCAAAACAAGGTCATGAGCTTATCAATGTGGTTCTGTTATGTTCGCGGAAAGGGAATTTCACTCCTTGAATTCTGTTTTGCTTCTAGTATTCCTATTTCCCTTTCTCCAATTTCCAATCAAGGTAAAGGTTAAGTGTCTCTTGACTTTGAAATATGATGGAACGAAGAAAAATGTTGAAGTGTGAGATTTTCTGGAGTGTTCTAGAAGGTTCCGGAATTTTCTAGAATAATGTAGAAACTtctagaatgttctagaataaTGTCGAAGTTACTAGAATAGTCTAGAATACTCTAGAAAGATCATGAATGGTCTAGATGTGTGTAGAGAAGTCTAGAACCTTCTAGAGATGTCTTGTATGTATAGAGAACTCTAGAGACGTACTAAGTCTAGGTCACTCTAGAATGCTCTATTCTAGAGAATTCCAAGAAtgtaggagaaggaggaggagcacTATAAATAGAGGTCCTCCCCTCCCATTTTGGTGTATCCAAACAAATTCACAACAAATCAATACACAAACTAATTCCTTTAAACTAAACTCCAACTAATCAACCTTCAACTAATCAACTAAACAAACAACTAATCTCCACTCTACTTCTTATACTCCCCCATacaccaacaagtggtatcagagctctaAAGATCTTAGGGCAACAAAATAAAACTATGGCTTCCGCATCAAATACTCTATCGTCTACTCTTCCAATTTTTGGAGGAGAAAATTACGACTATTGGTGCATTAAAATGAAGGCTCTCTTAAAATCAAATGCACTATGGGAGATTGTGGAAAATGGTCCCGAAAAGCAACAAGAAGGTGTTCAACCCACCGAAGCATccttaaagaaaataaatgagGATGAGATAAAGGACGCCAAAGccttgtcttttatctttaatgcTGTTTCGGAGACCATCTTTCCAAAAATAATGCGGGCTTCTACCGCAAAAGAAGCATGGGATTCACTCCAAAAAGAATTCCATGGTGATGAAAGGATAAGAACAATACGTCTCAATACCCTAAGAAAAGATTTCGAAAATTTGAAGATGAGGGAGAATGAAGACATACAAACTTACACTTCAAGAGTAACGGAGATAGTTAATCAAATGAAGATATATGGCGAAGATATTACCGACACGAGAATCGTGCAAAAAATTCTCGCGACTTTAACCAAAAAGTTCGACATGATTGTCACCGTTATTGAAGAATCAAGGGATCTCTCAAAGCTCACATGAATCCGAGCTACTTGGATCCTTACTCGCCTATGATCAAAAATTCAAGACTGGAGAATCTTCTTCCGAGGATGCTTTCAAGTCATCGCATAAAGAAAAGCGGTCCGGAGGGTGGAAGAAGAAAAGTGACGATGGTGGCAATAAACAAATGTCACAATCAAAGGGAAAGTTTCCTCCTTGTGGCATTTGTGGAAAGAATAATCATGCGGAAAAGAATTGCTTTTTCAAAGGC is a genomic window containing:
- the LOC141633375 gene encoding fructose-bisphosphate aldolase 2, chloroplastic-like, which codes for MAATSASLLKASPTKLDKSDWVKGQSLRQVSSLSVSKCMPSASSSLSVKASYADELVKTAKSIASPGRGILAMDESNATCGKRLDSIGLENTEANRQAYRTLLVSAPGLGQYISGAILFEETLYQSTTEGKKMVDVLIEQNIVPGIKVDKGLVPLAGSNNESWCQGLDGLASRSAAYYQQGARFAKWRTVVSIPNGPSALAVKEAAWGLARYAAISQDNGLVPIVEPEILLDGEHGIERTFEVAKQVWAEVFYYLAENNVMYEGILLKPSMVTPGAECKDKATPEQVASYTLNLLRERMPPAVPGIMFLSGGQSEVEATLNLNAMNQAPNPWHVSFSYARALQNTCLKTWGGRAENVQAAQETLLARAKANALAQLGKYTGEGESDEAKQGMFVKGYTY